One Gimesia aquarii DNA segment encodes these proteins:
- a CDS encoding sugar phosphate isomerase/epimerase family protein, with amino-acid sequence MTPFSSRRDFLKQTTAFSAGLAFSSWAGSAFASTSLNQPLFKISLAQWSLHRALKGGKMDNLEFAKVAKEEFGISAVEYVNQFFKDKAKDAKYLAEMNQRASDAGVKNLLIMIDGEGALGDPDPQKRTQAIKNHHQWVKAAKTLGCHSIRVNARSNGSYKEQQKLAADGLRRLTKFATQYDINVLVENHGGLSSNGAWLAGVMKMVNLPNCGTLPDFGNFVINRKTGEEYDRYKGVKELMPYAKAVSAKTHDFDKDGNEINTDYVKMMKIVLDAGYHGYVGIEYEGRKLDEYAGIRASKKLLLKVRDELTPVAEPCPQPVQEECCGRTRRGLFRNRRFRR; translated from the coding sequence ATGACTCCCTTTTCTTCTCGCCGCGACTTCCTCAAACAAACTACCGCATTTTCTGCTGGACTTGCGTTTTCCAGTTGGGCGGGTTCTGCCTTTGCTTCTACTTCACTGAATCAGCCGTTGTTCAAAATTTCTCTGGCGCAATGGTCTCTGCACCGCGCACTCAAAGGCGGCAAAATGGACAACCTGGAATTTGCGAAAGTTGCTAAAGAAGAGTTTGGAATTTCGGCTGTCGAGTATGTCAATCAGTTCTTCAAAGACAAGGCCAAAGACGCAAAGTATCTCGCCGAGATGAATCAGCGGGCCTCTGATGCAGGTGTGAAAAATTTACTAATCATGATCGATGGAGAAGGGGCACTCGGCGACCCTGATCCCCAAAAGCGAACGCAGGCAATTAAAAATCACCATCAATGGGTAAAAGCTGCTAAAACATTAGGTTGCCATTCGATTCGAGTGAATGCTCGTAGTAATGGCAGCTACAAAGAACAACAAAAACTGGCTGCCGACGGATTACGTCGCCTCACTAAATTTGCAACACAATATGATATTAATGTACTTGTGGAAAATCATGGTGGCCTGTCATCAAACGGTGCCTGGTTGGCGGGTGTCATGAAAATGGTCAATCTTCCCAACTGTGGAACACTGCCTGACTTTGGAAACTTTGTGATCAACCGCAAAACCGGTGAAGAATATGATCGCTATAAAGGGGTCAAAGAACTGATGCCTTATGCGAAAGCAGTCAGTGCCAAAACTCACGACTTTGACAAAGACGGTAATGAGATCAACACCGATTATGTGAAGATGATGAAAATCGTTCTCGACGCCGGTTATCATGGATATGTTGGCATTGAGTATGAAGGCAGGAAGCTCGACGAATACGCGGGAATCAGGGCCAGTAAAAAACTGTTGTTGAAAGTGCGCGATGAACTGACGCCGGTTGCTGAACCTTGTCCTCAACCTGTGCAGGAAGAATGTTGTGGTCGCACCAGACGTGGCCTGTTCCGCAATCGCCGTTTTAGAAGATAA
- a CDS encoding fatty acid desaturase family protein, translating to MSVTHYTAKEISDLETKSTTPRFLHSLFGSAAILALAFQWPTSAWYFQIGWTLIAAYSMFCWSSCFHETSHQGICGKPWVSIWLGRAIGTMLFVSYTAYREAHIRHHAYLNKPGDWELWPYSDPNTSLNFRRIFCWMEFPFGFITSPLVYSRLCFSKNTPVKKPDIMKAMRMEYTAMAVVWALILGTVAWFSLWVPFLVAWVIPHWVASVIQTFRKFTEHLGMQSYDPLLGTRTVIGSNLITRVCTYINFDIFVHGPHHRHPKIAHNKLVEKMDSYQDENPDTKYPVFTTYMSAIRHTLPALWNPGVGMNAGAPAPKKEKWLGADNFVTDVAREILSDRDVAKPHQA from the coding sequence GTGTCTGTTACTCATTACACCGCCAAAGAGATCAGCGATCTCGAGACGAAGTCAACGACTCCCCGTTTTTTACATTCCTTGTTTGGCAGTGCAGCGATATTAGCATTGGCCTTTCAATGGCCCACTAGTGCCTGGTATTTCCAGATAGGGTGGACGCTTATCGCCGCGTATAGCATGTTTTGCTGGTCGAGCTGTTTTCATGAAACGTCCCATCAGGGAATATGTGGAAAACCCTGGGTTAGCATCTGGTTAGGTCGCGCCATTGGCACCATGCTGTTTGTTTCCTATACCGCTTATCGCGAAGCTCATATTCGTCATCATGCTTACTTGAATAAGCCAGGTGACTGGGAATTATGGCCTTATTCCGACCCTAACACGTCGCTGAACTTCCGTCGTATCTTCTGTTGGATGGAATTTCCGTTTGGGTTTATCACTTCCCCTTTAGTTTACAGTCGCCTATGTTTCAGTAAGAACACACCGGTGAAAAAGCCAGATATCATGAAAGCCATGCGGATGGAATACACTGCCATGGCTGTAGTCTGGGCGTTGATCTTGGGTACGGTTGCCTGGTTCTCTCTCTGGGTTCCTTTTCTCGTTGCCTGGGTCATTCCTCATTGGGTTGCCAGCGTCATTCAGACATTCCGTAAATTCACAGAACACCTGGGAATGCAAAGTTACGATCCTTTGCTGGGAACACGAACCGTCATCGGTTCTAATCTGATTACTCGGGTTTGCACATATATCAACTTCGACATTTTCGTACATGGTCCCCATCATCGACACCCCAAAATTGCTCACAATAAGCTTGTCGAGAAAATGGACTCTTATCAGGATGAGAATCCTGACACAAAGTACCCTGTCTTTACAACCTATATGTCTGCCATTAGACATACCTTGCCCGCGCTCTGGAATCCGGGAGTCGGTATGAATGCGGGAGCTCCTGCTCCCAAAAAAGAGAAATGGTTAGGTGCAGATAACTTTGTGACAGACGTAGCCAGAGAAATTCTTTCTGATCGCGATGTCGCGAAGCCTCATCAGGCATAA
- a CDS encoding sulfatase, whose amino-acid sequence MSQVISLMFRVCLFSLFCFSGINLLSAAEQKQPNVVIIMTDNHGEWTLGCYGNRDIKTPNIDRLAKEGTLFTGAFANNAVCSPTRATFLTGLMPCQHGVHCYLRPRIQTGSDAFNTLEEFQSIPQVLHDAGYVCGLSGKWHLGDNLYPQEGFSYWITKPHGASSGFYNQKVIEHEKIRDEPTYLTDLWTQHGIKFIKQNQNKPFFLFLTYNGPYGLGSAMKEPIKNRFKDEYEKKIFPSFPREKAQPWNFNYGDWIGDLNIIRKYAAEVSAVDDGVGQIMQTLKDLGLRENTLVIFTADQGLAGGHSGYWGMGDHTRPLTAFDWTISIPLIFSHPGKIVSGARQDIMVANYDVYPTLLSYLGMQDKIPTQPVTPGRNFAPVLKGKQVPWSEVVFYEFENVRAIRTKDWKYIERFRESPNELYDLTQDSGERTNLIINSKFNRTRNELKQRMDQFFAKYANPQWDIWNGGNSKTILMTKKLFPESSLYLPSKK is encoded by the coding sequence ATGTCTCAGGTGATTTCATTGATGTTTCGTGTTTGCCTGTTTTCTTTGTTTTGCTTCTCTGGAATCAATTTGCTATCGGCTGCAGAACAGAAGCAGCCGAATGTTGTAATTATCATGACTGATAATCACGGTGAATGGACTTTGGGTTGTTATGGAAACCGCGACATTAAAACGCCGAATATCGATCGCCTTGCGAAAGAGGGAACTTTATTTACAGGAGCTTTCGCAAATAATGCCGTCTGTTCTCCCACTCGAGCCACATTTCTTACCGGGTTAATGCCCTGCCAGCATGGGGTGCACTGTTATCTCAGACCACGCATACAAACCGGATCTGATGCATTTAACACACTGGAAGAATTTCAATCGATTCCGCAGGTATTACATGATGCAGGCTATGTTTGTGGGTTGTCGGGAAAATGGCATCTAGGTGATAATCTTTATCCTCAGGAAGGATTTTCATACTGGATAACGAAGCCGCATGGTGCCAGTTCGGGTTTTTATAACCAGAAAGTAATCGAGCACGAGAAAATTCGTGATGAACCGACCTATCTGACAGATCTGTGGACACAGCATGGAATCAAATTCATCAAACAAAACCAGAATAAACCGTTCTTTTTATTTCTGACCTACAATGGTCCTTATGGATTGGGGTCTGCTATGAAGGAACCGATTAAAAATCGGTTTAAGGATGAATACGAAAAAAAGATATTCCCCTCTTTTCCCCGAGAAAAAGCACAGCCCTGGAATTTCAACTATGGTGACTGGATTGGTGATTTAAACATCATTCGAAAATATGCTGCAGAGGTTTCTGCGGTTGACGATGGTGTGGGCCAAATCATGCAAACACTAAAAGACCTCGGATTGCGTGAGAATACGTTGGTCATTTTCACTGCAGATCAGGGCTTAGCCGGCGGTCATAGTGGCTATTGGGGTATGGGCGATCATACCAGGCCGCTCACAGCATTTGACTGGACAATCAGTATCCCGCTCATTTTTTCTCATCCGGGCAAAATAGTATCGGGAGCTCGACAAGATATAATGGTTGCCAACTATGATGTTTATCCCACATTGTTGAGCTATTTGGGAATGCAGGACAAAATTCCCACTCAACCAGTAACTCCCGGTCGAAACTTTGCACCGGTTTTGAAAGGTAAACAGGTTCCCTGGTCTGAAGTCGTCTTTTATGAGTTTGAAAATGTGCGTGCCATCCGTACGAAAGACTGGAAATACATCGAACGTTTTCGCGAGAGTCCTAACGAGCTTTATGATCTGACGCAAGACTCCGGTGAACGAACAAATTTGATTATAAATTCTAAATTCAATAGGACTCGCAACGAACTCAAACAGAGAATGGATCAATTCTTTGCGAAATACGCAAATCCTCAATGGGATATCTGGAATGGCGGCAATTCAAAAACAATACTGATGACCAAAAAATTATTCCCCGAGTCATCTCTGTACCTACCATCCAAAAAGTAA
- a CDS encoding SlyX family protein translates to MNDHTSKVEELLSRLNGLESVLMHIQHDIEQLNEAILQQGRVVDAITKSMKQLDFRIGMLEEEEEGPDSYHEKPPHY, encoded by the coding sequence ATGAATGATCATACATCCAAGGTGGAAGAATTATTATCTCGCCTTAACGGACTAGAGTCCGTGTTAATGCATATCCAGCACGATATCGAACAGTTAAATGAAGCAATCCTGCAACAAGGCAGAGTGGTCGATGCCATTACGAAGTCGATGAAACAATTGGATTTTCGCATTGGAATGCTGGAGGAAGAAGAAGAAGGTCCTGATTCTTATCATGAAAAACCACCACATTACTGA
- a CDS encoding alpha/beta hydrolase-fold protein, translating to MSTFYSVFLFFFLLFTELPASENAFQVRFTKSIHHQPFTGRVYLIFTQSHREPRLGPSWFQPESFIAQDVVNWKPGEILEFTPDSKNLLSFPIPFSEMNLDNYRAQAVVRFNSNEPKIGTAPGNGFSQVIAVPKYAGLKTPILTINKLVVEKTFKDTQWSKLFKIRSALLSKFHSQDTYFEATVILPQSYYQQKQRKYPVIFSIPGFGGDHFRGLRNTPVSEQNEGHVEFIRVVLNPQCRWGHHVFADSANNGPVGEAFTTEFLPELEKAYRAIPHQRARFLTGHSSGGWSSLWLQVTYPDVFGGTWSTAPDPVDFRNFQQINLYDSSSNMYRDAMNQARPIARRGQTPILWYEPFSKMEYVLGHGGQLRSFEAVFSPRGKDGTPLKLYDRETGNINPEVVEAWKAYDIRLILETNWKTLSPKLAGKIHVFMGELDTFYLEGATILLKQSLAQLDNEAVVEIHPGKSHSSLLSKELMLRIRKEMVQAFLAHQDEIK from the coding sequence ATGTCTACTTTTTATTCGGTGTTTCTCTTCTTTTTTTTGCTCTTCACGGAACTGCCTGCTTCCGAAAACGCATTTCAAGTTCGCTTTACCAAATCAATTCATCATCAACCCTTTACTGGTCGCGTTTATTTGATTTTTACACAATCCCATCGGGAACCTCGTTTGGGGCCATCCTGGTTTCAACCGGAATCATTTATTGCTCAAGACGTTGTCAACTGGAAGCCCGGGGAAATTCTCGAGTTCACACCCGATTCAAAAAATTTACTCTCGTTTCCAATACCATTTTCTGAAATGAATTTAGACAATTACCGTGCGCAAGCTGTGGTGCGTTTTAATTCGAATGAACCAAAAATCGGGACAGCACCCGGAAACGGATTCAGTCAAGTTATCGCCGTCCCCAAATATGCCGGTCTAAAAACACCCATTTTGACAATCAATAAACTCGTCGTTGAAAAAACATTTAAAGATACCCAATGGAGCAAACTCTTTAAAATTCGTTCTGCATTATTATCGAAATTTCATAGCCAGGACACCTATTTCGAAGCCACGGTTATTTTGCCCCAGAGTTACTATCAACAGAAACAGCGAAAGTACCCTGTCATTTTTTCGATTCCTGGTTTCGGTGGTGATCATTTTCGTGGATTAAGAAACACGCCTGTTTCCGAGCAGAATGAAGGTCATGTCGAATTTATTCGTGTTGTCTTGAATCCTCAATGTCGTTGGGGACACCATGTTTTCGCTGATTCAGCCAATAACGGCCCCGTGGGCGAAGCATTCACCACAGAATTTCTGCCGGAACTCGAAAAAGCTTATCGCGCGATTCCACACCAACGCGCACGGTTTTTAACTGGTCATTCCTCAGGGGGCTGGTCTTCCCTCTGGTTGCAAGTCACATATCCGGATGTCTTTGGTGGTACCTGGAGTACAGCACCCGACCCTGTCGATTTCCGTAACTTTCAACAAATTAATCTCTATGATTCTTCGAGTAACATGTACCGAGATGCAATGAATCAAGCCAGACCGATTGCCCGCAGAGGACAGACTCCGATTTTATGGTATGAGCCATTTTCTAAGATGGAATATGTACTCGGGCATGGTGGTCAACTACGGAGTTTTGAAGCTGTGTTTAGTCCCCGTGGAAAAGATGGCACACCACTGAAATTATATGATCGGGAAACCGGCAACATTAATCCCGAAGTAGTTGAAGCCTGGAAAGCCTATGACATTCGACTAATACTTGAAACAAACTGGAAAACTCTGTCTCCGAAACTGGCAGGAAAAATTCATGTTTTCATGGGAGAATTGGATACCTTCTATCTGGAAGGAGCAACCATTTTGCTCAAACAATCGCTGGCTCAATTAGATAATGAAGCCGTTGTTGAGATTCATCCTGGAAAAAGCCATTCCTCACTTTTGTCTAAAGAATTGATGTTACGAATTCGTAAAGAGATGGTCCAGGCATTCCTGGCTCATCAGGATGAAATCAAATAA